The Natrinema salifodinae genome includes a window with the following:
- a CDS encoding DUF7344 domain-containing protein, whose product MNTGVDAPSPDLDTLYDLLSAARRRYVLYYFLKYDQATVDELGQRIAAREHEGSIEGESAELVEAVTVSLIHKHVPRLADHGLVTYDRRNDEIGVGERFEAIRETVERARKDEEVEPIEIDSDAPRSFRYSDPVTEPTSDE is encoded by the coding sequence ATGAATACAGGGGTAGACGCTCCGTCCCCGGATCTCGATACTCTGTACGACCTCTTGTCTGCTGCTCGCCGTCGGTACGTCCTGTATTACTTCCTCAAGTACGACCAGGCGACCGTCGACGAGTTGGGACAGCGAATCGCTGCCCGGGAGCACGAGGGGTCGATCGAGGGCGAGTCAGCGGAGTTGGTGGAAGCGGTGACGGTGTCGTTGATTCATAAACACGTTCCGAGACTAGCGGACCACGGATTGGTCACCTACGATCGGCGAAACGACGAGATCGGCGTCGGTGAGCGGTTCGAGGCGATACGGGAGACAGTCGAACGCGCGCGGAAGGACGAGGAGGTCGAACCGATTGAGATTGACAGCGATGCGCCGCGCTCGTTCCGGTACAGTGATCCGGTAACGGAGCCGACGAGCGACGAGTGA